One Bacteroidota bacterium genomic region harbors:
- the uvrC gene encoding excinuclease ABC subunit UvrC → MKEHIQDILSGLEDRPGVYQFYDKDGLLLYVGKAKSLKKRVSSYFQKEHHDSGKTTILVRKIADIKTLVVDTELDALLLENSLIKKHQPRYNVSLKDDKTYPWICIKNERFPRVFITRKMIKDGSEYFGPFTPVKIIHTLLDLTSQLYKLRNCNLVLSEENIAKKKFKVCLEYHLGNCKGPCEALQLQEEYDQSIKDIRQILKGNINTVIQHLKNLMNQFSEKFEFEEAQGIKEKIELLERYKSKSVVVNPAIHNTDVYSMVTDEESAYVNFLRIMNGSIIQGHTIEIKKKLEESDEELLEIAIVDLRTRFLSDASEILVPFPLNLEMDGVTITVPKIGDKKHLLTLSETNVRNYIREKNLQLEKQNPENKVLRLLEQMKKDLRLTELPRRIECFDNSNIQGSYPVAAMSVFLNGKPAKKEYRHYNIKTVEGPDDFASMEEVIFRRYKRMLDEAQELPQLIVIDGGKGQLSSAMTSLDKLGLRGKVAVIGIAKRLEEIFYPGDTAPLYIDKKSETLRVIQQLRDEVHRFGITHHRKRREKGTVKTELSEIKGIGEATAQALLIHFKSVKKIKEATAEELEAVVGKSRAEKVLVHFRKDNS, encoded by the coding sequence TTGAAAGAGCATATTCAGGATATCTTATCCGGACTGGAAGACCGTCCCGGAGTGTACCAGTTCTATGACAAGGACGGGTTATTGCTCTATGTGGGTAAGGCAAAATCGCTTAAAAAAAGGGTCAGTTCTTATTTTCAGAAAGAACATCACGACAGCGGGAAGACAACCATCCTGGTTAGAAAGATCGCGGATATCAAAACCCTGGTCGTGGATACCGAGCTGGATGCCTTGCTGCTGGAAAACAGTCTGATCAAAAAACACCAGCCGCGTTACAATGTCAGTCTGAAAGACGACAAAACCTATCCTTGGATTTGTATCAAGAACGAACGTTTCCCGCGAGTTTTCATCACACGAAAAATGATCAAGGACGGTTCGGAATATTTCGGTCCGTTCACACCGGTGAAAATCATTCATACTTTACTGGATCTTACTTCACAGCTCTACAAATTGCGCAATTGCAATCTTGTTCTTTCAGAAGAAAATATCGCGAAGAAGAAATTCAAAGTATGCCTGGAATATCATCTTGGAAATTGCAAAGGGCCCTGTGAAGCTTTGCAATTGCAGGAGGAGTATGATCAAAGTATCAAAGACATTCGTCAGATCCTGAAAGGAAACATCAATACGGTGATTCAGCATTTGAAAAATCTGATGAATCAGTTTTCGGAGAAATTTGAATTTGAAGAAGCGCAGGGCATCAAGGAAAAAATTGAATTGCTGGAGCGTTACAAATCCAAATCGGTGGTGGTGAATCCTGCGATCCACAATACGGATGTGTATTCCATGGTGACCGATGAAGAATCAGCTTATGTGAATTTTCTGCGGATCATGAACGGATCCATCATTCAGGGTCATACGATAGAGATTAAAAAGAAACTGGAAGAAAGCGATGAAGAGTTGCTCGAAATCGCCATCGTGGATTTACGCACACGATTTTTGAGTGATGCATCAGAAATTCTGGTTCCTTTTCCATTGAATCTCGAAATGGATGGAGTAACGATAACGGTTCCGAAGATTGGGGATAAGAAACATTTGCTTACGCTGTCTGAAACGAATGTCAGAAATTATATACGGGAAAAGAATCTGCAGCTGGAGAAACAAAATCCGGAGAACAAGGTTTTGCGTTTGCTTGAGCAGATGAAAAAAGATTTACGATTAACGGAATTGCCAAGACGGATCGAATGTTTTGACAATTCAAATATCCAGGGCTCTTATCCTGTCGCGGCGATGAGTGTTTTTCTAAATGGTAAACCGGCGAAGAAAGAATACCGTCACTACAATATCAAAACTGTTGAAGGTCCTGATGATTTCGCATCGATGGAAGAAGTGATTTTCCGGCGTTACAAACGAATGCTTGATGAAGCACAGGAATTGCCACAGCTGATTGTGATCGACGGTGGTAAAGGACAGCTCAGCTCGGCGATGACGAGTCTGGACAAACTTGGTTTGCGTGGAAAGGTCGCCGTAATTGGCATTGCCAAACGTCTCGAAGAAATCTTTTATCCCGGTGATACGGCTCCTTTGTATATCGATAAAAAAAGCGAGACACTTCGTGTGATTCAGCAGCTGCGTGATGAAGTGCATCGTTTTGGAATTACGCATCACCGGAAGAGAAGAGAAAAAGGAACGGTGAAAACGGAGCTTTCTGAAATCAAAGGTATCGGTGAAGCAACGGCGCAGGCGCTGCTGATTCATTTCAAATCCGTGAAGAAAATTAAAGAGGCGACAGCGGAGGAGCTGGAAGCGGTTGTCGGAAAATCAAGAGCTGAAAAAGTACTCGTGCATTTTAGAAAAGACAATTCATAG
- a CDS encoding DUF3797 domain-containing protein, protein MQKNYFYCHECTNDFVFNNGNSIIIFSFRKIYKLVGKRVQRINLTGRRGVSSRYVARFFRRGHDTPRS, encoded by the coding sequence ATTCAGAAGAATTATTTTTATTGCCACGAATGCACGAATGATTTTGTTTTCAATAATGGCAACTCAATAATTATTTTTTCTTTTAGGAAAATATACAAATTGGTAGGGAAAAGGGTGCAGAGAATTAATTTAACTGGTCGGAGAGGAGTTTCATCTCGATACGTGGCGAGATTTTTTCGTAGAGGACATGATACACCGCGCTCATGA
- a CDS encoding NAD(P)H-dependent glycerol-3-phosphate dehydrogenase, whose protein sequence is MTSKPTISVIGGGSWATAIVKILSNNVNTIHWWVRSNETADFINKYQHNPHYLSDVTVDLEKVKVSSSLHHVIASSDIIILAVPSAFLKPSLEKIKPEDFKNKMVFSAIKGIIPDDLLIVGDFLHHHYKISIDKIGVITGPCHAEEVAMERLSYLTIASQDTANAQVLATLMNCRYIKTTVSDDIYGTEYSAVLKNVIAIASGICHGVGYGDNFQAVLISNAIQEIKRFVDTVHPVNRDINGSAYLGDLLVTAYSSFSRNRMFGTMIGKGYSVKFAQLEMNMIAEGYYATRCIYEINKKYNVHMPIMSAVYHVLYEKISPRIEMKLLSDQLN, encoded by the coding sequence ATGACATCCAAACCTACCATATCAGTAATCGGCGGCGGGAGCTGGGCGACGGCGATTGTGAAGATCTTGTCAAACAACGTCAACACCATTCACTGGTGGGTTCGCAGCAACGAGACAGCCGATTTCATCAACAAATACCAGCACAACCCACACTACCTCAGCGACGTCACCGTCGATCTCGAAAAAGTAAAAGTCAGCAGCAGCCTCCACCACGTTATTGCCTCTTCCGATATTATTATCCTTGCAGTTCCTTCGGCCTTTCTTAAACCATCCCTCGAAAAAATCAAACCGGAAGATTTCAAAAACAAAATGGTCTTCTCCGCCATCAAAGGAATCATTCCTGATGATTTGCTGATTGTCGGAGATTTTTTACACCATCATTATAAAATTTCAATCGACAAAATCGGTGTCATCACCGGACCATGCCATGCCGAAGAAGTCGCGATGGAACGACTCTCCTATCTCACCATCGCCTCACAGGATACCGCCAATGCCCAGGTTCTCGCGACACTGATGAACTGCCGCTACATCAAAACAACCGTCAGCGACGATATCTACGGAACAGAATATTCCGCGGTTTTAAAAAATGTCATCGCGATTGCCAGCGGTATTTGTCATGGTGTCGGATACGGCGACAATTTTCAGGCTGTACTCATCTCCAATGCCATCCAGGAAATCAAACGCTTTGTAGATACCGTTCATCCTGTCAACCGCGACATCAACGGCTCCGCTTACCTGGGCGATTTGCTGGTGACAGCTTATTCATCCTTCAGTCGCAACCGTATGTTCGGAACCATGATCGGCAAAGGCTACTCGGTAAAATTCGCGCAACTCGAAATGAACATGATCGCGGAAGGATATTACGCGACACGTTGTATTTATGAGATCAATAAAAAATACAATGTACACATGCCCATCATGAGCGCGGTGTATCATGTCCTCTACGAAAAAATCTCGCCACGTATCGAGATGAAACTCCTCTCCGACCAGTTAAATTAA
- a CDS encoding M28 family peptidase: protein MRTSPVSIPVLFAKGKAAEILKDSIITNCTVGAEVEKIEKTGHNILGLIDNGAATTVVIGAHYDHLGYGAEGSLYRGEPAIHNGADDNASGTAALIELARFLKTSDLKKNNYLFMAYSGEEKGLLGSNYYVKHPTVDLNTINYMINMDMVGRLKPDEKTLLVNGTGTSPRWKTLMDSISVDGIKIKQTESGVGPSDHTSFYLQNLPVLHFFSGTHQDYHKPSDDENLINYEGELSIIHMIENVIRLTNNSGKLAFTKTKDDQNEDAPKFKVTLGVVPDYAFDGEGMRIDGVTEGRPAAAAGLEPGDVVIQIGEHKVLDMMSYMKALSKFSKGETTKVKVLRHNQEIIKDITF from the coding sequence ATGAGAACATCTCCGGTGAGCATCCCCGTTTTATTTGCAAAAGGTAAAGCCGCGGAAATTCTGAAAGACAGTATCATCACCAATTGTACTGTTGGCGCGGAAGTGGAAAAAATCGAAAAGACCGGACACAACATTCTCGGACTGATTGATAACGGCGCGGCAACAACAGTTGTCATCGGCGCGCACTACGATCACCTGGGTTATGGTGCCGAAGGTTCCTTGTATCGTGGAGAACCCGCGATTCACAATGGTGCCGACGACAATGCCAGCGGCACAGCAGCATTGATCGAGCTCGCGCGTTTTCTGAAAACATCCGATCTCAAAAAGAACAATTACCTCTTCATGGCCTATTCAGGTGAGGAAAAAGGTTTGTTAGGTTCGAATTACTATGTAAAACACCCGACCGTTGATCTGAACACGATCAATTACATGATCAACATGGATATGGTCGGACGATTGAAGCCGGATGAAAAAACTTTGTTGGTGAACGGAACAGGAACTTCTCCGCGCTGGAAAACACTTATGGATTCAATTTCTGTTGATGGAATTAAAATCAAACAAACAGAATCCGGTGTCGGACCGAGTGATCACACTTCTTTTTATTTGCAAAATTTACCGGTGTTGCATTTCTTCAGCGGCACGCATCAGGATTATCACAAACCAAGTGACGATGAAAATCTGATCAATTACGAGGGAGAATTGTCCATCATTCACATGATTGAAAATGTAATCCGTCTCACCAACAATTCCGGTAAACTCGCATTCACAAAAACAAAAGACGATCAAAACGAAGACGCGCCGAAATTCAAGGTGACCCTTGGTGTTGTTCCTGATTACGCTTTCGACGGAGAAGGCATGCGCATCGATGGTGTAACGGAAGGAAGACCGGCTGCCGCTGCAGGTCTCGAGCCGGGTGATGTGGTAATACAAATTGGCGAACACAAGGTTCTGGACATGATGAGCTACATGAAGGCGCTCAGCAAATTCAGCAAAGGCGAAACCACCAAAGTCAAAGTCCTCCGCCACAACCAGGAAATCATCAAAGACATCACCTTTTAA
- a CDS encoding T9SS type A sorting domain-containing protein, translated as MRSQLLLTGLLFLSSLFLSAQSTISLRLDPSSEDAAVDNWYPNGNYPNETDYCSGTWTINGTQVSWRSFFKFDLSMIPPGSVVNSAYLSLYYAHPNSFNDVHQSLTSSNESVLQRVTDPWQENLIAWNNQPAVTNVDEVFLPQSTSGTQDYPNMDVTPMVQEMVNTGNYGFSLRQVVEIQYGRMIFASGDHPDSSQRPLLIVTFTPQVTCLHLKIDKAGEDATVDDFNPANNNPNEIEYFCGGWTINSIPVRWRNFFKFDLSQIPQGAVVQSAALSLYFAPNNNFFATDTSMTSSNESVIRRVITPWTENTINWNTQPNTSNQNQVILAPTTSSTQDFPNIDVSGMVQDMVNSPGISDGFMLKMANEIPYARMIVSSGDNPDTTLHPTLDVCYYMLPTAVPTLQPTAFEVYPNPSTSDIYIRWNPSASYRGLEILNPLGELIADYDVTGMNSFSVNTANWAKGIYFVRLGNQPVQRICVQ; from the coding sequence ATGCGCTCCCAACTCCTTCTGACAGGCTTACTTTTCTTATCATCTTTGTTCCTGTCGGCACAATCCACTATTTCCCTTCGTCTTGATCCGTCCAGTGAAGACGCAGCTGTAGATAATTGGTATCCGAACGGAAATTATCCAAACGAAACAGATTATTGCAGCGGGACCTGGACCATCAATGGTACACAGGTGAGTTGGAGGTCATTCTTTAAATTCGACCTCAGCATGATTCCCCCGGGCTCGGTTGTCAACAGCGCCTATCTTTCCCTCTATTATGCACATCCCAATAGCTTCAATGATGTGCACCAATCCCTGACCAGTTCCAATGAAAGTGTATTGCAAAGAGTAACAGATCCATGGCAAGAAAATCTCATCGCCTGGAACAATCAGCCTGCTGTCACCAATGTGGACGAGGTATTTCTGCCACAAAGTACCAGCGGCACTCAGGATTATCCCAATATGGATGTTACGCCTATGGTACAGGAAATGGTAAACACCGGGAACTATGGATTCTCATTAAGACAAGTCGTCGAAATTCAGTACGGACGGATGATTTTCGCTTCCGGCGATCATCCGGATTCCAGTCAACGTCCATTGTTGATTGTCACATTCACTCCGCAGGTAACTTGTCTGCATTTGAAAATTGACAAAGCCGGCGAAGATGCCACCGTAGATGATTTTAATCCGGCAAACAACAACCCCAATGAAATAGAATATTTCTGTGGCGGATGGACAATCAACAGTATTCCGGTGCGCTGGAGGAATTTTTTCAAATTCGATCTGTCACAAATCCCACAGGGAGCCGTTGTTCAATCTGCGGCACTTTCATTGTACTTTGCTCCCAACAATAATTTTTTCGCGACGGATACAAGCATGACCAGTTCCAATGAAAGTGTAATTCGTCGTGTAATCACTCCATGGACAGAAAACACTATTAACTGGAACACGCAACCCAATACCTCAAATCAAAACCAGGTCATCCTTGCTCCGACAACAAGTAGCACACAGGATTTTCCGAATATCGATGTGAGTGGCATGGTGCAGGACATGGTCAATTCTCCCGGAATAAGTGATGGGTTCATGCTGAAGATGGCGAATGAAATTCCTTATGCACGCATGATCGTGTCTTCAGGCGATAATCCGGATACTACTTTGCATCCGACTCTTGATGTTTGTTATTACATGTTGCCGACTGCTGTTCCAACGTTACAACCAACAGCTTTTGAAGTCTATCCCAATCCATCCACTTCGGATATTTACATCCGCTGGAATCCCAGCGCTTCCTACCGTGGTCTTGAAATTCTCAATCCTCTCGGAGAATTGATCGCGGATTATGATGTGACCGGAATGAACAGCTTTTCGGTAAACACAGCAAACTGGGCCAAAGGAATTTATTTCGTAAGGCTTGGAAATCAGCCTGTGCAGCGAATCTGTGTACAGTAA
- a CDS encoding T9SS type A sorting domain-containing protein: protein MSKRFRLFLFFISLTFSAFSQSWTPLSNGTNNIINGLFSFQGNLYATGYFDSAGTIKASGIAAWDGMQWNDVANGIRPAGGYTLAEYDSSLIVGGIYDTAGILPVNNIARWDGLHWNQLRNGSATTVTALQVYNNDLIASGKFDTSGTGVYDFNFAKWDGLRWSAFGNTNNVVGAMGVYNNELYIAGSFDELNNSNLLAEHILRWDGTNWADVDSGFDGIPYTMIEYNNELVIAGDFEHVGVAQPYNHIVKWNGSSWSALGDGTNNWISALAVFNGELYAAGGFDSAGSVAANKIAKWNGSSWQAVGAGFDDWVISLTVHNNDLYACGFFQNSGTTPVRHIAKLNTGTNISSENRAPVSFSVYPNPAESVVHIQHNGNVDEKSFYILSNELGQCLRKIKCTGAGQTIPIDDLEAGIYFLEYRNELNSLRKMFCVLND, encoded by the coding sequence ATGAGCAAAAGATTCAGACTTTTTCTTTTCTTTATCTCCCTCACTTTTTCCGCTTTCTCACAATCCTGGACACCGCTGTCAAATGGTACTAACAACATCATCAACGGACTTTTTTCATTTCAGGGCAACTTGTATGCAACCGGTTATTTTGATTCGGCCGGAACAATCAAAGCAAGCGGAATCGCTGCCTGGGATGGAATGCAATGGAATGATGTCGCTAATGGAATTCGTCCGGCCGGTGGTTATACTCTCGCGGAATACGACAGTAGTTTAATTGTCGGCGGAATTTATGATACCGCAGGAATTTTACCTGTCAACAACATTGCTCGCTGGGACGGACTTCACTGGAATCAATTGCGAAACGGTTCCGCAACGACGGTAACGGCATTACAGGTTTACAACAACGATTTAATCGCGAGTGGGAAATTTGATACCAGCGGAACCGGTGTTTATGATTTTAATTTTGCAAAATGGGACGGACTGCGCTGGTCTGCTTTTGGAAATACAAATAATGTTGTTGGTGCCATGGGTGTTTACAACAACGAACTCTATATCGCCGGCTCTTTTGATGAACTGAATAATTCCAATTTACTGGCAGAGCACATTCTTCGTTGGGATGGAACAAACTGGGCCGATGTCGATTCGGGATTTGACGGTATTCCCTACACGATGATTGAATACAATAACGAACTGGTGATCGCTGGTGATTTCGAACATGTCGGTGTCGCGCAACCTTACAATCATATTGTGAAATGGAATGGTTCTTCCTGGTCGGCACTTGGTGATGGAACCAACAACTGGATTTCCGCGCTTGCGGTTTTCAATGGTGAATTGTATGCTGCAGGCGGATTTGATTCAGCGGGAAGTGTTGCTGCAAACAAGATCGCGAAGTGGAATGGCTCTTCCTGGCAGGCTGTGGGTGCGGGTTTCGACGATTGGGTGATTTCGCTCACGGTACATAACAATGATCTGTATGCATGTGGCTTTTTTCAAAACAGCGGGACAACACCGGTACGACACATCGCGAAATTGAATACGGGGACAAATATTTCTTCAGAAAATAGAGCTCCGGTTTCTTTTTCTGTTTATCCGAATCCGGCGGAGTCTGTTGTTCATATCCAACACAACGGAAATGTTGATGAAAAATCTTTTTACATTTTATCGAATGAACTTGGTCAATGTCTCCGAAAAATAAAATGCACCGGAGCCGGACAAACTATTCCCATTGACGATCTGGAAGCAGGAATTTATTTTCTTGAATACAGAAATGAATTGAATTCTCTCAGAAAAATGTTTTGTGTTTTGAATGATTGA
- the lysS gene encoding lysine--tRNA ligase produces the protein MELTEQELIRRQKLEELQKQGFEAYPAELWEMNFTSREMLEEFDTNPDKFTSVSFAGRIMSVRDMGKAAFAVLQDSAGRIQIYVRRDDICPGEDKSGYDSLFKKLLDIGDIIGVKGFVFKTKTGETSIHVKELKLLSKSLRPLPVVKQDADGNTFDAFTDPEMRYRQRYVDLIVNPQVKEAFLKRTALTNSMRQFLNGKGYLEVETPILQPLYGGAAARPFKTHHNTLDMTLYLRIANELYLKRLIVGGFDGVYEFAKDFRNEGMSRFHNPEFTQVELYVAYKDYEWMMNLVEEMVEKVAMDLHGKTEVPVGDHLINFKRPWKRYTMYEAIAHFTGVDITEMNEEALTAAANGMGIHIDKTMGRGKMIDEIFGEKVEPHLIQPTFITDYPVEMSPLAKKHRSKPGLVERFEAICNGKEICNAFSELNDPIDQRKRFEEQLELGIRGDEEAMQLDEDFLRALEFGMPPTAGLGIGIDRLSMIMTNSASIQDVLFFPQMRPEKKDVPEVAGN, from the coding sequence ATGGAATTAACCGAACAAGAACTTATTCGTCGTCAGAAGCTGGAAGAACTTCAAAAACAAGGCTTTGAGGCTTACCCTGCGGAATTGTGGGAAATGAATTTTACGAGCCGGGAAATGCTGGAGGAATTCGATACCAATCCCGACAAATTCACCAGCGTAAGTTTCGCAGGTCGTATCATGAGTGTCCGCGATATGGGAAAGGCCGCTTTCGCGGTACTCCAGGATTCTGCAGGACGAATTCAGATCTATGTGCGTCGCGATGATATTTGTCCGGGTGAAGATAAATCGGGCTACGATAGCTTGTTCAAAAAACTGCTCGACATCGGTGACATCATCGGTGTAAAAGGTTTTGTATTCAAAACCAAAACAGGGGAAACGAGTATCCATGTGAAAGAACTGAAATTACTTTCTAAAAGTCTGCGCCCGCTCCCGGTTGTTAAACAGGATGCGGATGGAAATACTTTTGACGCCTTCACAGATCCGGAGATGCGTTACCGTCAGCGCTATGTTGACCTGATCGTAAATCCACAGGTAAAAGAAGCTTTTCTAAAACGCACCGCGTTGACAAATTCCATGAGACAATTTCTCAATGGAAAAGGTTATCTCGAAGTGGAAACTCCGATCCTTCAGCCTTTGTATGGTGGTGCCGCCGCGCGTCCGTTCAAGACACATCACAATACGCTCGACATGACCTTGTATCTGCGTATCGCGAATGAACTCTACCTGAAACGACTCATCGTTGGCGGTTTTGACGGCGTGTATGAATTCGCGAAAGATTTCCGCAACGAAGGAATGTCGCGTTTTCACAATCCTGAATTTACACAGGTAGAATTGTACGTGGCTTACAAAGATTACGAATGGATGATGAATCTTGTGGAAGAAATGGTGGAGAAAGTCGCCATGGATCTGCACGGTAAAACAGAAGTTCCGGTTGGTGATCACCTCATCAATTTCAAACGTCCCTGGAAACGTTACACGATGTATGAAGCGATTGCTCACTTCACCGGTGTAGACATTACAGAGATGAATGAAGAAGCATTGACCGCTGCTGCCAACGGTATGGGTATTCACATCGACAAAACCATGGGACGCGGAAAAATGATCGATGAAATCTTTGGAGAAAAAGTTGAACCGCATCTGATCCAGCCAACATTCATCACGGATTATCCTGTGGAAATGAGTCCGCTCGCCAAGAAGCACCGCAGCAAACCCGGACTGGTAGAGCGTTTCGAAGCCATCTGCAACGGGAAAGAAATCTGCAACGCATTCTCTGAATTGAACGATCCGATTGATCAACGCAAACGTTTCGAAGAACAACTCGAGCTCGGTATTCGTGGCGATGAAGAAGCCATGCAACTCGATGAAGATTTCCTGCGCGCTCTTGAATTCGGTATGCCCCCAACAGCAGGACTCGGAATCGGTATCGATCGCTTATCCATGATCATGACTAATTCCGCATCAATACAGGATGTTCTCTTCTTCCCGCAGATGCGACCCGAGAAAAAAGACGTCCCTGAAGTCGCGGGAAATTAA
- a CDS encoding bifunctional phosphoglucose/phosphomannose isomerase, producing the protein MKNLVQNFPQQLKEAMQIGEQAKFTQPLVDIRNVIVTGLGGSGIGGTIVSEIMSNECSVPITVNKDYFLPSFVNAHTLVIVSSYSGNTEETIMAMETALHKKAKVVCVTSGGKIADMASANDLDCIIIPGGMPPRSCLGYSLTQLFYVLQGLRLIGHAWKPQLKAAIELIEKQEVAIKSEAMDVTDFLYKKMPVIYAVDGYNGVATRFRQQINENSKMLCWHHILPEMNHNELVGWAEPHQECAVVILRNSSDYGRTQTRIEISKEIFAKYTSSIKEIWSKGESQIERSIYLIHLTDWVSCYLADKKQIDAVEVNVINHLKGSLAKI; encoded by the coding sequence ATGAAAAATCTTGTACAGAATTTCCCCCAGCAATTGAAAGAAGCCATGCAAATCGGGGAGCAGGCGAAATTTACTCAGCCTTTGGTGGACATACGGAATGTAATTGTAACCGGACTGGGTGGATCAGGAATTGGCGGAACAATTGTTTCCGAGATCATGAGCAATGAATGTTCTGTTCCGATCACTGTCAACAAGGATTATTTTCTGCCATCGTTTGTGAATGCGCATACATTGGTAATTGTTTCTTCTTATTCCGGAAATACGGAAGAGACCATCATGGCGATGGAAACAGCTTTGCATAAAAAAGCGAAAGTTGTGTGTGTTACTTCCGGAGGAAAAATCGCCGATATGGCATCTGCCAATGATCTGGATTGTATCATCATTCCCGGTGGAATGCCACCACGTTCATGTCTTGGATATTCGCTGACGCAATTGTTCTATGTTCTTCAGGGCCTCCGACTTATTGGTCATGCCTGGAAACCACAACTCAAAGCGGCTATCGAACTGATCGAAAAACAAGAAGTGGCGATCAAATCCGAAGCCATGGATGTAACGGATTTTCTGTACAAAAAAATGCCGGTGATTTACGCTGTGGATGGTTACAACGGTGTAGCGACACGTTTTCGTCAGCAGATCAATGAGAATTCCAAAATGCTATGCTGGCATCACATTCTACCGGAGATGAACCACAACGAATTGGTTGGCTGGGCAGAACCACATCAGGAGTGTGCAGTTGTTATTCTTCGCAATTCATCGGATTATGGCCGCACCCAAACACGCATTGAAATCAGCAAAGAGATTTTTGCAAAATATACTTCATCCATAAAAGAAATCTGGTCCAAAGGCGAATCACAGATCGAACGATCTATTTATCTGATTCACCTTACTGATTGGGTCTCCTGCTACCTCGCCGACAAAAAACAAATTGACGCTGTAGAAGTCAATGTGATTAATCACCTGAAGGGTTCACTGGCGAAAATTTAA
- the lipB gene encoding lipoyl(octanoyl) transferase LipB yields MQPVLFRDLGVIDYKEAWEYQEKLFQELIERKLSNRSLPLEEQEKQHHYLLFCEHPHVYTLGRSGDESNLLLDEEGLKSVDAVFYKNNRGGDITYHGPGQIVGYPILDLDLFFTDIHKYLRYLEEAIILTLKEYNIKAGRYPGYTGVWLDPEDETKARKICAIGVRTSRWVTMHGFAFNVNSNLSYFGNIIPCGIEDKSVTSLEKELGSKQNIEEVKQKVKKHLGNLFGMEFG; encoded by the coding sequence ATGCAGCCCGTCCTCTTCCGTGATCTCGGCGTTATCGATTACAAGGAGGCCTGGGAATATCAGGAAAAACTTTTTCAGGAGCTGATTGAACGCAAGCTGAGTAATCGTTCGCTTCCGTTGGAGGAGCAGGAAAAACAACATCATTATCTTTTGTTTTGTGAGCATCCCCATGTATATACATTGGGGCGGAGTGGTGATGAGAGCAATTTGTTGTTGGATGAAGAAGGATTGAAATCCGTTGACGCGGTTTTTTACAAAAACAACAGAGGAGGAGACATTACCTATCACGGTCCGGGACAAATTGTCGGTTATCCCATTCTTGATCTGGATCTTTTTTTTACCGACATCCACAAATACCTGCGTTACCTCGAAGAAGCAATCATCCTCACACTGAAGGAATACAACATCAAAGCCGGTCGCTATCCCGGTTATACAGGTGTGTGGCTGGATCCCGAAGATGAAACGAAAGCAAGAAAAATCTGCGCTATCGGTGTACGTACCTCACGTTGGGTAACCATGCATGGTTTTGCTTTCAATGTTAATTCCAATCTCAGCTATTTCGGCAACATTATTCCATGCGGAATCGAAGACAAATCCGTTACCTCCCTCGAAAAAGAACTGGGCAGCAAACAAAACATTGAAGAAGTAAAACAAAAAGTTAAAAAGCATTTGGGGAATTTGTTTGGAATGGAGTTTGGGTGA